The Candidatus Bathyarchaeota archaeon region CAGAAACGTAGGTGTTTAAAGTGCTACAGGTTCGAACCCATACGCATTTCGAGAGGTTGAAGGGTTTAGGCGGAGACCTAAGACCGTTTGGTTCGTCGACATAGGGGACCTATTCGGTGAATGGGTCGAAGACTAGTGGATCCTCCGGATACTTGAAACCGCTAGAAGATACCCCGACAACACGTACATGTCTGACCAAAAATCCCAGACGCTACCACGAGTTTTTAGACATGTTTCCGAGGAATTCCCTATTAGGTGCTACGATCGAAACCAATAGAGATTCGTCTAACATATCCAAGGCTCTCAGCCCCGTCGAGAGGTTCGAGGCTATGCTTGAACTGAATCATCCTCACAAGTTCATAGTGGTGGAGCCCATCTTAGACTTCGACCTGAGCCTCCGCTGGAAAAGACGTTGAAGCTTGTTAAAGAGCTTAAGAAGGTCACGGAGGTAAAGGGGTAAAACATTGAGGAAAGCGTGGTATGAAAGTTAAACATCTCATCGTTATTCTGATGAGTTGAAAAGTGTTTTAAGAACAGCCATCGGTTAAGGATATTGGTGGTTTACGATGAAGATATTCATCATGACCGACCTAGAAGGAGCATCTGGAGTAGCGGGTCGTTGGTCGGATATAGACCCTGGAGGTAGGGAACATGAGGTTGCGAGGAGGCTTCTAACGGGTGATGTTAACGCAGCCGTCGAAGGGGCTTTCGAGGCGGGTGCCGACGAAGTGGTCGTTTTAGACGGTCACGGAGCTGCCTTAACCATACTCATCGAGGAGCTTGACCCTAGGGCTCGGCTGATAAGAGGGCGTAGAGTCCTTGAGCTCGAGGGTTTAGACGAAAGCTTCGACTTGATGTTTGCCGTGGGAGCACACGCTATGGCGGGCACTCCAGACGGGCTTCTTACCCATACTTTGTCTACAGCGATAAACAACGTTTGGCTGAACGGTGTTCTGGTCGGGGAGATCGGGCTTTGGGCGGCTCTTGCCGGTGATTTTAACGTTCCCATAGGGTTGGTGACCGGGGATGCTGCGGCCGTACGTGAAGCTAAAAATCTCCTAAAACAGGTATGTACGGTTGCCGTTAAGGAGGCTACGAGTAGGTTTGCGGCGAAATGTCTTCATCCCAAGGTCTCCAAAAGACTGATCAAGGAAGCTGCGATTAAGGCTGTTAAGAAGGTCGAGGAGTTTACTCCGTTTAAACCTGAGAGACCGATTGAACTTAAAGTCGAGTTTCACGATAGCGAAGCTGCGGAGCGGGTCTCCCAAAGGAAAGGCGTTGTCAAAATAGATGGAAGAACTGTTTCAGCTAAAGGCGAAAGTATGCTCGAAGTGTACTCGCTTATCTTGGGCTAGGTCTCTGGGTTTAAAAGACATAAAAGAGGTTGTCGGGAACTTACAGTCAGAAGGCTTAGGTGAGTGGTTATGGGAAATATAGGGTTTTGGGTTAAGGGTCCCGGGTTTTCCTGTAGACGGTAGTTCTGGATCTGAGTTCGTGAGGCAGATCTTCGACTTTCTAGGTGAACTAGAGCTTTACTTCGATTCGGCTTGGGTATGCGACCATTTTCATCCCTGGGCTGATTTCGTACCGGTGACCACACCGACGATCGAAGGGTTTACCGCTATAGCCTATCTCTCTGGGGTTTTCAAAAGATTGAAGTTTGGGAACATCGTTCTTTGCAATTCCTACAGGAATCCGGCTCTACTCGCTAAGATGGGTGCAACT contains the following coding sequences:
- a CDS encoding M55 family metallopeptidase, giving the protein MKIFIMTDLEGASGVAGRWSDIDPGGREHEVARRLLTGDVNAAVEGAFEAGADEVVVLDGHGAALTILIEELDPRARLIRGRRVLELEGLDESFDLMFAVGAHAMAGTPDGLLTHTLSTAINNVWLNGVLVGEIGLWAALAGDFNVPIGLVTGDAAAVREAKNLLKQVCTVAVKEATSRFAAKCLHPKVSKRLIKEAAIKAVKKVEEFTPFKPERPIELKVEFHDSEAAERVSQRKGVVKIDGRTVSAKGESMLEVYSLILG